From the genome of Globicephala melas chromosome 11, mGloMel1.2, whole genome shotgun sequence, one region includes:
- the LOC115846527 gene encoding transmembrane protein 42 — MEGRPQVAGGGVCAAAYPDASAGFPPHLQAGAMRRRFWGVFNCLCAGAFGALAAASAKLAFGSEVNVGFCVLGIIVMATTNSLMWTFFSRGLSFSMSSAIASVTVTFSNILSSAFLGFVLYGECQEVLWWGGVFLILCGLTLIHRELPPPRKALPHKQQ, encoded by the exons ATGGAGGGAAGGCCTCAGGTCGCCGGCGGAGGGGTGTGCGCGGCTGCCTACCCCGACGCCTCCGCCGGATTCCCCCCGCACCTCCAGGCGGGAGCGATGCGGCGCCGCTTCTGGGGCGTGTTCAACTGCCTGTGCGCCGGCGCGTTCGGGGCCTTGGCTGCCGCCTCCGCCAAGCTGGCCTTCGGCAGCGAG GTGAACGTGGGCTTCTGCGTCTTAGGCATTATTGTGATGGCTACCACCAATTCTCTGATGTGGACGTTCTTTAGccggggcctcagtttctccatgtcTTCAGCCATTGCATCTGTCACAGTGACTTTTTCAAATATCCTCAGCTCG GCCTTCCTGGGTTTTGTGTTGTATGGAGAGTGCCAGGAGGTCTTGTGGTGGGGAGGAGTCTTCCTCATCCTCTGCGGACTCACCCTGATCCACAGGGAGCTCCCACCACCCAGGAAGGCTCTTCCACACAAGCAGCAGTAG